In Puntigrus tetrazona isolate hp1 chromosome 24, ASM1883169v1, whole genome shotgun sequence, a genomic segment contains:
- the hnf4g gene encoding hepatocyte nuclear factor 4-gamma isoform X1 → MKFSPTPLPKSLLDMDVANYCEGLDPTYSTLGFENAEVLYCGENMPTEPSISQGENGVSSNCAICGDKATGKHYGASSCDGCKGFFRRSIRKSHVYSCRFNRQCVVDKDKRNQCRFCRLHKCFRAGMKKEAVQNERDRISSRRTIQDSHDLPPITALAHAEALSQQQINAASPMGPADVSEKKSATISDVCESMKQQLLVLVEWAKYIPAFGELPLDDQVSLLRAHAGEHLLLAVAKRSMPYKDLLLLGNGCIVHRNCPEPEIGRVSNRVLDELVLPFQDIQIDDNEYAALKAIVFFDPDAKSLRDPAKIKAMRYQVQMSLEDYINDRQYDSRGRFGELLLLLPTLQSITWQMIEQLQFIKLFGLAKIDNLLQEMLLGGLTTEQPHLHHNGHPQIPIMGQTIVISSIPGPAHSQQMASPDTPIPSPTSVQNQEAYKPPGSPVLLLPPQPMPNRPSPEPPL, encoded by the exons ATGAAGTTTTCACCAACTCCTCTTCCTAAATCCTTGTTGGACATGGATGTAGCCAATTACTGTGAGGGCCTAGACCCAACCTATAGCACATTGGGCTTTGAGAACGCAGAAGTGCTTTATTGCGGTG aaaacatgCCGACAGAGCCCAGCATCAGTCAAGGAGAAAATGGTGTGAGCTCCAACTGCGCAATCTGTGGCGATAAAGCCACAGGTAAACATTATGGCGCCTCCAGCTGTGATGGCTGCAAAGGATTCTTTCGCCGGAGCATCAGGAAGAGTCATGTCTACTCCTGCAG GTTTAATCGCCAATGTGTTGTTGATAAAGACAAAAGGAACCAGTGTCGTTTCTGCAGACTTCACAAATGCTTTCGAGCTGGAATGAAGAAAGAag CTGTGCAAAATGAGCGGGACCGTATCAGCTCGAGGAGGACCATACAAGACTCACATGACCTGCCGCCAATCACAGCCCTGGCTCATGCTGAAGCTCTCTCGCAGCAG CAGATCAACGCCGCCAGCCCAATGGGCCCTGCTGATGTTTCAGAGAAAAAATCAGCCACTATCAGTGACGTCTGTGAATCTATGAAGCAACAGCTGCTTGTTCTGGTAGAGTGGGCTAAATACATCCCAGCCTTCGGCGAATTGCCACTTGATGACCAG gtTAGTTTATTGCGAGCTCATGCCGGAGAGCATCTCCTGCTCGCTGTGGCTAAAAGGTCAATGCCATACAAAGATCTTTTGCTTCTAG gaaatggctgcattgtCCATCGAAACTGCCCTGAGCCAGAAATAGGTCGTGTATCTAACCGAGTCTTGGATGAACTAGTTCTACCCTTCCAGGACATCCAAATTGACGACAATGAATACGCAGCTCTAAAGGCCATTGTATTCTTCGACCCTG ATGCCAAAAGCTTACGAGATCCTGCTAAGATCAAGGCGATGCGCTATCAGGTTCAAATGAGTCTGGAAGACTACATTAATGACCGGCAATATGACTCGCGTGGGCGATTCGGGGAGCTTTTGCTGCTTCTTCCTACTCTGCAAAGCATCACCTGGCAGATGATTGAGCAGCTACAGTTTATCAAGCTTTTCGGTCTTGCCAAGATAGATAACCTGCTGCAGGAGATGCTTCTTGGGG gTCTAACTACGGAGCAACCTCATTTACATCACAATGGTCACCCTCAGATTCCAATAATGGGACAGACCATAGTCATTAGCTCCATCCCAGGACCTGCACACTCACAGCAGATGG CATCCCCAGATACCCCCATCCCATCTCCCACTTCAGTACAGAACCAGGAGGCCTACAAGCCCCCCGGCAGCCCGGTTCTCCTGCTCCCGCCACAGCCCATGCCAAACAGACCCTCTCCCGAGCCTCCACTTTGA
- the hnf4g gene encoding hepatocyte nuclear factor 4-gamma isoform X4 yields MQIVVGRGKENMPTEPSISQGENGVSSNCAICGDKATGKHYGASSCDGCKGFFRRSIRKSHVYSCRFNRQCVVDKDKRNQCRFCRLHKCFRAGMKKEAVQNERDRISSRRTIQDSHDLPPITALAHAEALSQQINAASPMGPADVSEKKSATISDVCESMKQQLLVLVEWAKYIPAFGELPLDDQVSLLRAHAGEHLLLAVAKRSMPYKDLLLLGNGCIVHRNCPEPEIGRVSNRVLDELVLPFQDIQIDDNEYAALKAIVFFDPDAKSLRDPAKIKAMRYQVQMSLEDYINDRQYDSRGRFGELLLLLPTLQSITWQMIEQLQFIKLFGLAKIDNLLQEMLLGGLTTEQPHLHHNGHPQIPIMGQTIVISSIPGPAHSQQMASPDTPIPSPTSVQNQEAYKPPGSPVLLLPPQPMPNRPSPEPPL; encoded by the exons ATGCAAATCGTTGTTGGACGTGGAAAAG aaaacatgCCGACAGAGCCCAGCATCAGTCAAGGAGAAAATGGTGTGAGCTCCAACTGCGCAATCTGTGGCGATAAAGCCACAGGTAAACATTATGGCGCCTCCAGCTGTGATGGCTGCAAAGGATTCTTTCGCCGGAGCATCAGGAAGAGTCATGTCTACTCCTGCAG GTTTAATCGCCAATGTGTTGTTGATAAAGACAAAAGGAACCAGTGTCGTTTCTGCAGACTTCACAAATGCTTTCGAGCTGGAATGAAGAAAGAag CTGTGCAAAATGAGCGGGACCGTATCAGCTCGAGGAGGACCATACAAGACTCACATGACCTGCCGCCAATCACAGCCCTGGCTCATGCTGAAGCTCTCTCGCAGCAG ATCAACGCCGCCAGCCCAATGGGCCCTGCTGATGTTTCAGAGAAAAAATCAGCCACTATCAGTGACGTCTGTGAATCTATGAAGCAACAGCTGCTTGTTCTGGTAGAGTGGGCTAAATACATCCCAGCCTTCGGCGAATTGCCACTTGATGACCAG gtTAGTTTATTGCGAGCTCATGCCGGAGAGCATCTCCTGCTCGCTGTGGCTAAAAGGTCAATGCCATACAAAGATCTTTTGCTTCTAG gaaatggctgcattgtCCATCGAAACTGCCCTGAGCCAGAAATAGGTCGTGTATCTAACCGAGTCTTGGATGAACTAGTTCTACCCTTCCAGGACATCCAAATTGACGACAATGAATACGCAGCTCTAAAGGCCATTGTATTCTTCGACCCTG ATGCCAAAAGCTTACGAGATCCTGCTAAGATCAAGGCGATGCGCTATCAGGTTCAAATGAGTCTGGAAGACTACATTAATGACCGGCAATATGACTCGCGTGGGCGATTCGGGGAGCTTTTGCTGCTTCTTCCTACTCTGCAAAGCATCACCTGGCAGATGATTGAGCAGCTACAGTTTATCAAGCTTTTCGGTCTTGCCAAGATAGATAACCTGCTGCAGGAGATGCTTCTTGGGG gTCTAACTACGGAGCAACCTCATTTACATCACAATGGTCACCCTCAGATTCCAATAATGGGACAGACCATAGTCATTAGCTCCATCCCAGGACCTGCACACTCACAGCAGATGG CATCCCCAGATACCCCCATCCCATCTCCCACTTCAGTACAGAACCAGGAGGCCTACAAGCCCCCCGGCAGCCCGGTTCTCCTGCTCCCGCCACAGCCCATGCCAAACAGACCCTCTCCCGAGCCTCCACTTTGA
- the hnf4g gene encoding hepatocyte nuclear factor 4-gamma isoform X3: MQIVVGRGKENMPTEPSISQGENGVSSNCAICGDKATGKHYGASSCDGCKGFFRRSIRKSHVYSCRFNRQCVVDKDKRNQCRFCRLHKCFRAGMKKEAVQNERDRISSRRTIQDSHDLPPITALAHAEALSQQQINAASPMGPADVSEKKSATISDVCESMKQQLLVLVEWAKYIPAFGELPLDDQVSLLRAHAGEHLLLAVAKRSMPYKDLLLLGNGCIVHRNCPEPEIGRVSNRVLDELVLPFQDIQIDDNEYAALKAIVFFDPDAKSLRDPAKIKAMRYQVQMSLEDYINDRQYDSRGRFGELLLLLPTLQSITWQMIEQLQFIKLFGLAKIDNLLQEMLLGGLTTEQPHLHHNGHPQIPIMGQTIVISSIPGPAHSQQMASPDTPIPSPTSVQNQEAYKPPGSPVLLLPPQPMPNRPSPEPPL; the protein is encoded by the exons ATGCAAATCGTTGTTGGACGTGGAAAAG aaaacatgCCGACAGAGCCCAGCATCAGTCAAGGAGAAAATGGTGTGAGCTCCAACTGCGCAATCTGTGGCGATAAAGCCACAGGTAAACATTATGGCGCCTCCAGCTGTGATGGCTGCAAAGGATTCTTTCGCCGGAGCATCAGGAAGAGTCATGTCTACTCCTGCAG GTTTAATCGCCAATGTGTTGTTGATAAAGACAAAAGGAACCAGTGTCGTTTCTGCAGACTTCACAAATGCTTTCGAGCTGGAATGAAGAAAGAag CTGTGCAAAATGAGCGGGACCGTATCAGCTCGAGGAGGACCATACAAGACTCACATGACCTGCCGCCAATCACAGCCCTGGCTCATGCTGAAGCTCTCTCGCAGCAG CAGATCAACGCCGCCAGCCCAATGGGCCCTGCTGATGTTTCAGAGAAAAAATCAGCCACTATCAGTGACGTCTGTGAATCTATGAAGCAACAGCTGCTTGTTCTGGTAGAGTGGGCTAAATACATCCCAGCCTTCGGCGAATTGCCACTTGATGACCAG gtTAGTTTATTGCGAGCTCATGCCGGAGAGCATCTCCTGCTCGCTGTGGCTAAAAGGTCAATGCCATACAAAGATCTTTTGCTTCTAG gaaatggctgcattgtCCATCGAAACTGCCCTGAGCCAGAAATAGGTCGTGTATCTAACCGAGTCTTGGATGAACTAGTTCTACCCTTCCAGGACATCCAAATTGACGACAATGAATACGCAGCTCTAAAGGCCATTGTATTCTTCGACCCTG ATGCCAAAAGCTTACGAGATCCTGCTAAGATCAAGGCGATGCGCTATCAGGTTCAAATGAGTCTGGAAGACTACATTAATGACCGGCAATATGACTCGCGTGGGCGATTCGGGGAGCTTTTGCTGCTTCTTCCTACTCTGCAAAGCATCACCTGGCAGATGATTGAGCAGCTACAGTTTATCAAGCTTTTCGGTCTTGCCAAGATAGATAACCTGCTGCAGGAGATGCTTCTTGGGG gTCTAACTACGGAGCAACCTCATTTACATCACAATGGTCACCCTCAGATTCCAATAATGGGACAGACCATAGTCATTAGCTCCATCCCAGGACCTGCACACTCACAGCAGATGG CATCCCCAGATACCCCCATCCCATCTCCCACTTCAGTACAGAACCAGGAGGCCTACAAGCCCCCCGGCAGCCCGGTTCTCCTGCTCCCGCCACAGCCCATGCCAAACAGACCCTCTCCCGAGCCTCCACTTTGA
- the hnf4g gene encoding hepatocyte nuclear factor 4-gamma isoform X2, protein MKFSPTPLPKSLLDMDVANYCEGLDPTYSTLGFENAEVLYCGENMPTEPSISQGENGVSSNCAICGDKATGKHYGASSCDGCKGFFRRSIRKSHVYSCRFNRQCVVDKDKRNQCRFCRLHKCFRAGMKKEAVQNERDRISSRRTIQDSHDLPPITALAHAEALSQQINAASPMGPADVSEKKSATISDVCESMKQQLLVLVEWAKYIPAFGELPLDDQVSLLRAHAGEHLLLAVAKRSMPYKDLLLLGNGCIVHRNCPEPEIGRVSNRVLDELVLPFQDIQIDDNEYAALKAIVFFDPDAKSLRDPAKIKAMRYQVQMSLEDYINDRQYDSRGRFGELLLLLPTLQSITWQMIEQLQFIKLFGLAKIDNLLQEMLLGGLTTEQPHLHHNGHPQIPIMGQTIVISSIPGPAHSQQMASPDTPIPSPTSVQNQEAYKPPGSPVLLLPPQPMPNRPSPEPPL, encoded by the exons ATGAAGTTTTCACCAACTCCTCTTCCTAAATCCTTGTTGGACATGGATGTAGCCAATTACTGTGAGGGCCTAGACCCAACCTATAGCACATTGGGCTTTGAGAACGCAGAAGTGCTTTATTGCGGTG aaaacatgCCGACAGAGCCCAGCATCAGTCAAGGAGAAAATGGTGTGAGCTCCAACTGCGCAATCTGTGGCGATAAAGCCACAGGTAAACATTATGGCGCCTCCAGCTGTGATGGCTGCAAAGGATTCTTTCGCCGGAGCATCAGGAAGAGTCATGTCTACTCCTGCAG GTTTAATCGCCAATGTGTTGTTGATAAAGACAAAAGGAACCAGTGTCGTTTCTGCAGACTTCACAAATGCTTTCGAGCTGGAATGAAGAAAGAag CTGTGCAAAATGAGCGGGACCGTATCAGCTCGAGGAGGACCATACAAGACTCACATGACCTGCCGCCAATCACAGCCCTGGCTCATGCTGAAGCTCTCTCGCAGCAG ATCAACGCCGCCAGCCCAATGGGCCCTGCTGATGTTTCAGAGAAAAAATCAGCCACTATCAGTGACGTCTGTGAATCTATGAAGCAACAGCTGCTTGTTCTGGTAGAGTGGGCTAAATACATCCCAGCCTTCGGCGAATTGCCACTTGATGACCAG gtTAGTTTATTGCGAGCTCATGCCGGAGAGCATCTCCTGCTCGCTGTGGCTAAAAGGTCAATGCCATACAAAGATCTTTTGCTTCTAG gaaatggctgcattgtCCATCGAAACTGCCCTGAGCCAGAAATAGGTCGTGTATCTAACCGAGTCTTGGATGAACTAGTTCTACCCTTCCAGGACATCCAAATTGACGACAATGAATACGCAGCTCTAAAGGCCATTGTATTCTTCGACCCTG ATGCCAAAAGCTTACGAGATCCTGCTAAGATCAAGGCGATGCGCTATCAGGTTCAAATGAGTCTGGAAGACTACATTAATGACCGGCAATATGACTCGCGTGGGCGATTCGGGGAGCTTTTGCTGCTTCTTCCTACTCTGCAAAGCATCACCTGGCAGATGATTGAGCAGCTACAGTTTATCAAGCTTTTCGGTCTTGCCAAGATAGATAACCTGCTGCAGGAGATGCTTCTTGGGG gTCTAACTACGGAGCAACCTCATTTACATCACAATGGTCACCCTCAGATTCCAATAATGGGACAGACCATAGTCATTAGCTCCATCCCAGGACCTGCACACTCACAGCAGATGG CATCCCCAGATACCCCCATCCCATCTCCCACTTCAGTACAGAACCAGGAGGCCTACAAGCCCCCCGGCAGCCCGGTTCTCCTGCTCCCGCCACAGCCCATGCCAAACAGACCCTCTCCCGAGCCTCCACTTTGA
- the hnf4g gene encoding hepatocyte nuclear factor 4-gamma isoform X5, with product MPTEPSISQGENGVSSNCAICGDKATGKHYGASSCDGCKGFFRRSIRKSHVYSCRFNRQCVVDKDKRNQCRFCRLHKCFRAGMKKEAVQNERDRISSRRTIQDSHDLPPITALAHAEALSQQQINAASPMGPADVSEKKSATISDVCESMKQQLLVLVEWAKYIPAFGELPLDDQVSLLRAHAGEHLLLAVAKRSMPYKDLLLLGNGCIVHRNCPEPEIGRVSNRVLDELVLPFQDIQIDDNEYAALKAIVFFDPDAKSLRDPAKIKAMRYQVQMSLEDYINDRQYDSRGRFGELLLLLPTLQSITWQMIEQLQFIKLFGLAKIDNLLQEMLLGGLTTEQPHLHHNGHPQIPIMGQTIVISSIPGPAHSQQMASPDTPIPSPTSVQNQEAYKPPGSPVLLLPPQPMPNRPSPEPPL from the exons atgCCGACAGAGCCCAGCATCAGTCAAGGAGAAAATGGTGTGAGCTCCAACTGCGCAATCTGTGGCGATAAAGCCACAGGTAAACATTATGGCGCCTCCAGCTGTGATGGCTGCAAAGGATTCTTTCGCCGGAGCATCAGGAAGAGTCATGTCTACTCCTGCAG GTTTAATCGCCAATGTGTTGTTGATAAAGACAAAAGGAACCAGTGTCGTTTCTGCAGACTTCACAAATGCTTTCGAGCTGGAATGAAGAAAGAag CTGTGCAAAATGAGCGGGACCGTATCAGCTCGAGGAGGACCATACAAGACTCACATGACCTGCCGCCAATCACAGCCCTGGCTCATGCTGAAGCTCTCTCGCAGCAG CAGATCAACGCCGCCAGCCCAATGGGCCCTGCTGATGTTTCAGAGAAAAAATCAGCCACTATCAGTGACGTCTGTGAATCTATGAAGCAACAGCTGCTTGTTCTGGTAGAGTGGGCTAAATACATCCCAGCCTTCGGCGAATTGCCACTTGATGACCAG gtTAGTTTATTGCGAGCTCATGCCGGAGAGCATCTCCTGCTCGCTGTGGCTAAAAGGTCAATGCCATACAAAGATCTTTTGCTTCTAG gaaatggctgcattgtCCATCGAAACTGCCCTGAGCCAGAAATAGGTCGTGTATCTAACCGAGTCTTGGATGAACTAGTTCTACCCTTCCAGGACATCCAAATTGACGACAATGAATACGCAGCTCTAAAGGCCATTGTATTCTTCGACCCTG ATGCCAAAAGCTTACGAGATCCTGCTAAGATCAAGGCGATGCGCTATCAGGTTCAAATGAGTCTGGAAGACTACATTAATGACCGGCAATATGACTCGCGTGGGCGATTCGGGGAGCTTTTGCTGCTTCTTCCTACTCTGCAAAGCATCACCTGGCAGATGATTGAGCAGCTACAGTTTATCAAGCTTTTCGGTCTTGCCAAGATAGATAACCTGCTGCAGGAGATGCTTCTTGGGG gTCTAACTACGGAGCAACCTCATTTACATCACAATGGTCACCCTCAGATTCCAATAATGGGACAGACCATAGTCATTAGCTCCATCCCAGGACCTGCACACTCACAGCAGATGG CATCCCCAGATACCCCCATCCCATCTCCCACTTCAGTACAGAACCAGGAGGCCTACAAGCCCCCCGGCAGCCCGGTTCTCCTGCTCCCGCCACAGCCCATGCCAAACAGACCCTCTCCCGAGCCTCCACTTTGA
- the LOC122330089 gene encoding probable G-protein coupled receptor 141, with translation MATNPTVENFTSLEVATTNSTSSFSGATDPFSIALIIIYSVVLLVGATGLTVMISLLKTNIRSLTTIAFLNLMVAHFLFLLTVPFRLYYYASGTWELNHGICKLVSAMVHIHIYMVFTIYSILLTIRFLQFYKKTQRTEFYRRLHGLGASVLVWVVLLIILIPVVLVQYGQKNSDEREQENRCFNFGNKIEDKFVYGLNVVLSICIVTVSCVQTGVQVMILRLMVLKYGAASRSQQEFWVQIKNLSFVLIMLTCLVPYHLFRLQYLNHPKDLGQINEVFLAITGLTCVDMLTFTGKNVCKVCWT, from the coding sequence ATGGCGACAAACCCCACGGTCGAAAACTTCACCAGCCTCGAAGTGGCAACTACGAACTCGACCTCGAGCTTCAGTGGTGCCACCGATCCCTTCAGCATCGCCCTGATCATCATCTACTCCGTAGTCCTTCTAGTAGGCGCCACGGGCTTAACGGTCATGATAAGCttgctaaaaacaaacattcgcTCGTTAACCACTATCGCCTTTTTGAACTTGATGGTTGCACACTTTCTTTTCCTGCTCACTGTGCCGTTCAGACTGTACTACTATGCGTCCGGCACGTGGGAGCTGAATCACGGAATCTGTAAACTGGTCAGCGCCATGGTGCACATCCACATATACATGGTGTTCACCATCTACTCCATTCTTCTGACGATCCGCTTCCTGCAGTTTTACAAGAAAACGCAGCGGACCGAGTTCTACAGGAGGCTGCACGGCCTGGGCGCGAGCGTTCTGGTGTGGGTCGTCTTATTGATCATCTTGATCCCCGTCGTGCTGGTGCAATACGGACAAAAAAACTCCGATGAAAGGGAACAGGAAAACAGGTGCTTTAATTTCGGGAACAAAATAGAGGATAAATTTGTCTACGGCCTGAACGTGGTTCTGTCCATCTGTATTGTCACAGTGTCGTGTGTTCAGACCGGCGTCCAGGTGATGATCCTGCGCTTGATGGTCCTCAAGTACGGCGCTGCCAGCAGATCCCAGCAGGAGTTTTGGGTCCAAATAAAAAACCTCAGCTTTGTACTCATCATGCTCACCTGCCTGGTGCCGTACCACCTTTTTAGGCTACAATACCTGAACCACCCTAAAGACCTTGGTCAGATAAATGAAGTGTTTCTGGCCATCACTGGCCTCACATGTGTCGACATGCTGACGTTCACTGGGAAGAACGTCTGTAAAGTGTGTTGGACCTAA
- the pign gene encoding GPI ethanolamine phosphate transferase 1: MKMMTFFIVGLVVHVVFFLSIFDIYFTSPLVHGMTPQRVPLAPPAKRLVLFVADGLRADSLFKPEDSGTVRAPYIRSVIEESGTWGVSHTRVPTESRPGHVALIAGFYEDVSAVAKGWKENPVEFDSVFNESRHTWCWGSPDILPMFAKGATGDHVYTHTYPPEQEDFASTDASTLDTWVFDEVKNFLSAAKNNETLLNMLHEGQNVFFLHLLGLDTNGHAHRPMSKEYLENIGLVDAGVAEIVTMMDDFYGHDGKTAYVFTSDHGMTNWGSHGAGHPSETLTPLIAWGAGVQKAQRERSHKYDDNYLKEWGLESSRRVDVNQADIAPLMSSLIGVPFPLNSVGVLPLNYLNNSQHFKAESIYANAIQILEQFRVKMAQKKETTISFLFTPYQPLTDSKQVDFVRNARHLIQKGQFDEAIRFCEDLIAQSMEGLSYYHTYDRVFLGSSVVLGFIGWTSYVVLFILKTHAGLRKPPTNTHMVTERSLGQMFLCIGLLVTLFLLVQSSPWTYYIYCLLPVPVWFSVMREFETLAGLVRAIPSLPLSKCFGYFLLVTFGIELLVVSFFYRSMLTLGLIVLALWPVVSGLYSKAKFKSLSWILSCLFLAVFPLLPVVGREPDVNYVICAGVLTLFNSSSFLWSSWRRFPLTQRDRQLFICQMMQVVLCAYTLTSTHSSLQLKQGLPLFNQLVSWLTLVSSFLIPLLSSTRLYHRLLSILMSLACVYLLLSTGYEALFPPVLSWLMFAWINIEQEAMNTKGSSNRTELSSIDFAENIDITKIRQLRLDDIRRSYFFVFFIIIAFFGCGNIASINSFDPASVYCFLTVFNPFIMGGLLMWKVLIPFVIVMCTFESIQVSTQLSSRSLFLVVLVISDLMALHFFFLVQDYGSWLDIGTSISHYVIVMSMTIFLMLLSIMTHILTSKRILIGWKRKMHFR; encoded by the exons ATGAAGATGATGACATTCTTCATCGTGGGACTCGTTGTCCACGTAGTCTTCTTTCTCTCAATATTTGACATCTATTTCACGTCCCCCCTCGTCCATGGAATGACACCACAGCGTGTCCCTCTGGCCCCTCCGGCCAAGCGCCTGGTGCTCTTTGTTGCAGATGGTCTGAGAGCTGACAGTCTCTTTAAACCAGAAGACAGTGGGACAGTCAGGGCTCCTTACATAAG GAGTGTGATTGAGGAAAGCGGTACGTGGGGAGTGTCTCACACACGAGTCCCTACGGAATCACGCCCAGGTCATGTGGCTCTAATAGCGGGCTTTTATGAGGACGTTAGTGCTGTTGCCAAGG GCTGGAAGGAGAATCCAGTGGAGTTTGATTCTGTTTTTAATGAGAGCAGGCATACCTGGTGTTGGGGAAGCCCTGATATATTACCGATGTTTGCTAAAG GAGCCACTGGAGACCATGTGTACACTCACACTTACCCTCCAGAGCAGGAGGACTTCGCCTCCACCGATGCTTCCACACTTGATACATGGGTATTTGATGAAGTGAAG aattttCTCAGTGCTGCCAAAAACAATGAAACTCTACTAAATATGTTACACGAAGGGCAGAATGTGTTTTTCCTTCATCTTTTGGGGTTAGACACCAATGGCCATGCCCACAGGCCCATGTCaaa GGAATATCTAGAGAACATTGGCCTGGTTGATGCTGGTGTTGCTGAAATTGTCACTATGATGGACGACTTTTATGGACACGATGGAAAAACGGCTTATGTTTTTACGTCCGACCATGGCATGACGAATTGGG GATCTCACGGAGCGGGACATCCATCAGAAACCCTGACCCCACTGATAGCTTGGGGCGCTGGGGTTCAGAAAGCACAACGGGAGAGGTCTCACAAATACGatgataattatttaaaag AGTGGGGGTTGGAATCCTCCAGGAGAGTGGATGTCAATCAG GCCGATATTGCTCCACTAATGTCGTCACTAATAGGAGTTCCCTTTCCTTTGAACTCTGTG GGTGTCTTACCTCTAAATTACCTGAATAACAGCCAGCACTTTAAGGCTGAGAGCATATATGCAAATGCAATTCAGATCTTGGAACAGTTCAGG GTGAAAATggcacagaagaaagaaacaacaatATCTTTTCTGTTCACACCCTACCA GCCCCTGACTGACTCTAAACAGGTGGATTTTGTGCGTAATGCAAGACATTTGATCCAGAAAGGGCAGTTTGATGAAGCA ATCCGTTTTTGTGAAGATCTGATAGCCCAGTCCATGGAGGGCCTGTCGTATTATCACACATATGACCGGGTATTTCTTGGTAGCAGTGTAGTTCTGGGTTTTATTGGTTGGACCTCTTATGTGGTTTTGTTCATCCTGAAGACACATGCTGGCCTACGCAAACCTCCAACCAACACACACATG GTAACAGAAAGGAGTCTGGGACAGATGTTTCTGTGTATAGGTCTGCTTGTGACTCTGTTCCTATTGGTCCAGTCCAGTCCTTGGACCTACTACATCTACTGCTTGCTCCCTGTGCCTGTGTGGTTCTCTGTCATGAGGGA ATTTGAAACTCTTGCCGGTCTGGTTCGAGCAATCCCCTCATTACCACTCAGCAAATGCTTTGGATATTTTTTACTGGTTACTTTTGGAATTGAACTACTA GTTGTGAGTTTTTTCTATCGGTCCATGTTAACCTTGGGGCTGATTGTGCTGGCACTGTGGCCTGTGGTTTCGGGCCTTTACTCAAAAGCAAAA TTCAAGTCTTTGAGCTGGATTCTGAGCTGTCTCTTCCTGGCTGTGTTTCCACTGTTGCCTGTGGTGGGACGTGAACCAGACGTTAACTATGT AATTTGTGCTGGAGTGCTGACCCTCTTCAACTCGTCTTCATTCCTCTGGTCATCATGGAGACGCTTTCCTCTGACCCAAAGAGATCGTCAGCTGTTCATCTGCCAG ATGATGCAGGTGGTGCTGTGTGCTTACACCCTGACCAGCACACACTCCAGTCTGCAACTGAAGCAAGGCTTGCCTCTCTTCAACCAGCTTGTTAGCTGGCTCACGCTAG TTTCCTCATTTTTGATACCACTGTTGAGTTCCACCAGGCTCTATCACAGGCTTCTGAGTATCCTGATGTCCTTAGCTTGTGTCTACCTCCTCCTGAGCACAGG GTATGAGGCACTTTTTCCTCCGGTGCTGTCGTGGCTCATGTTTGCATGGATCAACATTGAACAGGAAGCCATGAACACTAAAGGGAGTTCAAATCGGACTGAG CTCTCCAGCATAGATTTTGCCGAAAACATTGACATTACCAAGATCAGGCAGCTGAGGCTGGACGACATTCGGAGATCTTACTTTTTT gtattttttattataattgcattCTTTGGATGCGGTAACATTGCCTCTATTAATAG TTTTGATCCAGCCTCAGTTTACTGCTTTCTGACCGTCTTCAATCCTTTTATCATGGGCGGCCTGCTAATGTGGAAG GTATTAATACCATTTGTAATTGTGATGTGCACATTCGAAAGCATTCAAGTGTCAACACAACTTTCATCACGAAG cCTTTTCCTCGTTGTGCTTGTCATTTCAGACTTGATGGCACTG CACTTCTTTTTCTTAGTACAAGATTACGGAAGCTGGCTTGATATAGGCACTAG TATTAGTCACTATGTCATCGTAATGTCCATGActatctttctgatgttgttgaGCATCATGACGCACATCTTAACTTCTAAGAGGATCCTCATTGGATGGAAACGAAAGATGCACTTTAGGTGA